DNA from Candidatus Cloacimonas acidaminovorans str. Evry:
TTGCAAGGGCAAAACATTATGAAGATACCAGCACCCGTTTTTTAATGGATATGGTGAAAATACCTTCTTTCTCTACTAAAGAAAAAGAAGTTGCAGAATGTATCCTGAAAGAAATGCAGGAAATAGGAATGGACGATGCCTATATAGACCCTTTGGGTAATGTTATCGGTCGTTTGGGTTTAGGCAAAAAAGTGATTGCTTTTGACGCACATATTGATACTGTTTATCCGGGAGACCTTTCTCTTTGGGATTTTGATCCTTTTGCTGCTCACATCAAAGACGGAAAAATTTGGGGTAGAGGAACTGTTGATCAGAAAAGCGGAATGGCAAGTATGCTTACTTCTGCCCGCATAATGAAAGATTTGGATTTGGCAAAGGAATTTAGCATTTATTTTACAGGAACAGTTATGGAAGAGGACTGCGATGGCTTATGCTGGCAGTATATTCTTCAAGAAGGAGAAATTAAACCCGAACTTGTTGTAATTACAGAACCGACAAACCTGAATATTTATCGGGGTCATAGAGGTAGAATGGAAATGGAGGTTAGCATTAAAGGACTTTCCTGTCATGGTTCTGCTCCTGAACGCGGAGATAATGCCATTTATAAAATTTCCCGTATTGCTTTAGAAATAGAGAAATTGCATCAAAATCTGCGTTATGACGATTTTTTGGGAAAAGGAAGTATTTGCGTAACTCAGGTCTTTTTTACAGGACCAAGCCAATGTGCTGTTCCCGATAGTGCACGCATTCATTTAGACAGACGTTTGACCTTCGGAGAAAATAAAGAAAGCGCTGTTGCCGAAGTTCAGGATGCCTGTAAAAAAGCCGGTTATCCTGATGCCACAATAGAAATTTTAACTTATCAGGAGGCAGCATATACAGGATTTGTTTATCCTACAGAAAAATATTATCCTACTTGGGTTACACCTTTGGATTCAGTTTATGTGCAAAATGCCGCTGATGCCTACACAAAAACCCTGGGAACAAAGCCACTTATTGATAAATGGACTTTTTCCACTAATGGTGTTTCTATTGCAGGAATGAAAGGAATTCCCTGTATTGGATTAGGTCCCGGCAATGAAATTTATGCTCATGCACCTAATGAAGCATGCCCGATTGAACATTTAACCAAAGCTGCTGCTTTTTATGCTGCGCTGGTTTATAGATTATCACAGGAAAAGTGAGATGGATTTTTCCCAAAGAGAAAAAGAGAGAAAGAGAAGAATTGACAATTGAAAATTATAAAGAAGAATCTGTGTTAATTGGAATAAATCCTGGTGCTATTCTTTTATCTGGGAAATTAGCGAAATCTATGCGAGAAATAGATGAAGAGTTATTTAACTAAATACCGCTGTATTGAATGCGGAAAAGAATTTGACCCTAATGAACTGCATTATCTTTGTGATGAATGCGGCCGGGATTATCTACCAGGAATGCCGTTAAAAGGAGTTTTGGAAGCGGTTTTTAACTATGAAGAAATTGGCAGAAAATGGAAACAAAATCCTGACCCTCTTCTTTTCAGTGCTGTAAATTCTAAATTTTATCCTCCTTTGCCTGTAGGGAACACACCTTTTTTTAGGGTTAATATTCCTGGTTTGAAAAGCGGAGGAACGGCGTCCAACTACACAAAATTGTGGATAAAATTTGACGGTTTAAATCCTAGTGGCAGTTATAAAGATCGTGCCTCACAACTTGTTGTAGCTGATGCTTTACAAAAAGGGATTAAAGAAATTGTAACTGCTAGCACAGGAAATGCTGCTTGTTCACTTGCCTGTTTAGGTGCTTCAGCTGGCTTGAAAGTTGTTATTTTTGCTCCTCAAAATGCTCCTCCTGCTAAATTAATTCAAATTCAGGTGCATAATGCGGAACTTCATAAGATTGATGGCAGTTATGATGATGCTTTCAAAGCCGCGTTGGAATATACAAAAACGCATAATTGTATGTGTCGGAATACGGGCTATCATCCTTTAACCATAGATGGCAAAAAAAGTGCCGGAATTGAAATTTATGTTCAAAATGGATACAAAGTTCCGGATTGGATTGTGATTCCGGTTGGCGATGGAGTTATTTTAACAGGTATCTACAAAGCATTTTTGGACTTAAAAAAAGCCGGAATAACAGAAAAAATGCCTCATCTCTTATGTGTTCAGGCAGAAAGCAGTGATGCCATTACTTCCTATTGGGAAACAGGAATTTATCACGATGCTGAAAACCCTATTACGATAGCCGATTCCATTAAAGTGAAGACACCTGCTTTAGCGCATTGGTCTGTTAAAGCACTTAAAGAAACAGACGGAAAATGCATCAGGGTAAGCGATAAAGAAATTCAGGAAGCTCAGTTGGAACTGGCAAAAGAAACAGGTGTTTTTAGTGAACCCTCTTCTTCAGCAACTTTGGCTGGACTAAAAAAGGTAGTAAATCATAGTTGGTTAAAAGATGCTAAGGATATTGTATTATTGATAACAGGTCACGGTTTGAAAGACCCTGGAGCTGTAAAACTATGAAAGCAAGCGGAATTTACGATTTCCATGTGCATATTGGTGAAACCATTGGTGGACACCTTTTAGCAGATAGTTGGAAAAGTTTCAATCTTCTTTATGAACATAACGGTTTGGAAGGAATTGGTGTTTTTGTAACCGAAAGCCAGAATGAACCGCTTTCTTCCAAACTGGGAAGAATGCGAAAAGCGTCCCGCAGCTTTTTGGGAAAGGTTTTCTGGCATTTAACTCCCAGGCAGTTAGATATTCGCAGATTAGAAAACATTCTTAAGGAAGATACCGATTTGAAGCTCTATACTACCTATCGTGAGGCAGGGCTATATCAAAGCTATGAAAGTATTGAACACTTGATGGAAGAAATGCCTTCTCCTAAAAAAAGATTGCTGGTGCACTGTGAAGATGATGAAATTATTAGTGAATATAGTGAACGCTATCCTTTTCATAATCCTTCGGATCACTGTTTGCGGCGTCCTGAAAAGGCGGAAATTTCTGCAGTAGAAAAGTTACTTGATCTTTCTATAAAACATCATTATCCTCTTCACATAGTGCATATTTCTTCTCCTCAGGCAGCGCTTTTAGTTCAACAGGCAAAAAAAGAAGCGGATTATATTACTTGTGAAACTGCACCTCACTATTTGCTTTTGAATGAAGAGGTCTTAAATGAACCGGAAGGTCATCGTTGGCTTTGTTCTCCTCCATTACGTAGTGAAAGCAGTAGAGGTCTTTTACTGGAACTTTTACAGGATGGTGTTTTTGATATTATTGCCAGTGATCATTGTGCTTTTAGTTCTGAAACCAAAGATGTAGGAATTTTGTATCCTGCCAAAACCCCAATGGGCATTGCAGGAAGCGGAGTTCTTTTTACTTTGCTGGCAGAGCATTTGGTAGAAAAAGGCAAGCTTAGTATGGAGCAACTTTTTAATTTTATAAGTTTTAATCCAGCTAAACTGATGGGTTTTTCGGTTCAAAATGATAAGCTTAGTTATGAACGCTTGGGAGCTCCAATTCCTGTTATTCCCAGTTGGGCAAATACACCTAATCCGTGGATTGATTTTTGGAGCTATTATGAATTAAGGAGGCATAATAATAATGTTTACTGATGCATTTCGTAATGACGCTGCTGCTAAAGTAACAGGCAGAGCAAAATATACTGATGATTATAAACTTCCTGATATGCTTTATGCTGTTCCTTTGCATTCTCAAGTGGCAAGTGCTATAATTAAATCAATTGATTACTCTGAAGCGCTTAAGCAAAAAGGAGTAGTAGCTGTTTATACGGCAAAGGATATCCCCGGGAAGATCAAATTTGGCCAGATTATTAAAGATTGTCACACTATAATTAATAGAAGGATTCGTTCCGCGGGAGATGTTATTGCCTTAGTTGTGGCAGAAACTCGGGAAATAGCTCTTTCGGCTTTGCCTTTAATTAAAGTGGAACTGGAAGAAATTCCCGCTGTTTATAATCCAGAAGAGGCAATGCAAGGCACAAGCCCTTTGGTTAATCCTGATTTTGGCAGTAATATCTGCAACTATCATAAAGTGCGAACCGGTGATATTGAACAGGGTGAAAAAGAAGCAGATATTATTATGGAACAGGAATTTAATACTTCACGCGTAGAGCACACTTATCTGGAACCGGAAACAGCACTTTGTTATTTACGTCCTGATGGAGTTATGGAAGTTCTTGGCAGTATGCAACATCCTTTTTCTACAAGAAGATTTGTTGCTTCCACTTTGGGTTGTAAACTAAGCGCAGTGGAAGTGAAAAATATTCCTATGGGAGGCGGTTTTGGAGGAAAAGATGATACAGCGGCTTTGGTTTGTGCCAGAGCGGCTTTATGTGCTTACCTAACAAAGAGACCGGTAAAATTAACTTACAGCCGGGAAATGAGTATGCGGGAAAGTTATAAACGGCATCCTTATAAACTGCAATATAGAATGGGACTGAAAAAGAACGGCAAAATCGTCTTTATCAAAGCACGTATTATTGCAGACGGTGGTGCCTATTGTAGTGTAACGCCTTGGGTAACTTGGCGTTCCACAGTTCAAAGTTGTGGCTGCTATGAAGTTCCCAATGTGCAGAGTGATGTTTATGGTGTTTATACCAACAACATTTTTTCCGGAGCTTTCAGAGGTTTTGGTTCTCCGCAGGTAAATTTTGCCATAGAACAGTTAATAGAAATGGCTGCTCAAAAATTGAATATGGATGAAACAGAATTCCGAAAGATAAATATGGTTCATCAAGGCAGCAAGACAATTACTGATCAGAAACTGGATAATCATACCGTTTCTTTGCAGGAGGTTATGGATAGCGTTTTAAAAGAAATTGATTACGAAAATAAAGTAAAGAAATGCAGTTTCGGCAATCCTAAGATAGATGAATGGTATGGTATCGGTTATGCAATTTCTTATCGGGGAGTTAGTTTAGGAGCAGAAGGAACCGATATGAACAGCGCTATTATTTATATTCAACCCGATGGCAGTGTTTTACTGGAAACGGGAGTTCACGAAAACGGTCAAGGAGCTCAAAGTGCAATGATCTTAATTGCATCAGAAGAACTTGGCATTCCTAAAGAGCTTATTCGTTATCGTTTACCTTCCACTTCCAATATTCCCGATGGGGGTTCTACAGTTGCTTCCAGAGGAACTATTATGGGGGGAGGAGCTGTTGTTAATGCTGCAAAAATAATT
Protein-coding regions in this window:
- a CDS encoding YgeY family selenium metabolism-linked hydrolase yields the protein MYKEIFARAKHYEDTSTRFLMDMVKIPSFSTKEKEVAECILKEMQEIGMDDAYIDPLGNVIGRLGLGKKVIAFDAHIDTVYPGDLSLWDFDPFAAHIKDGKIWGRGTVDQKSGMASMLTSARIMKDLDLAKEFSIYFTGTVMEEDCDGLCWQYILQEGEIKPELVVITEPTNLNIYRGHRGRMEMEVSIKGLSCHGSAPERGDNAIYKISRIALEIEKLHQNLRYDDFLGKGSICVTQVFFTGPSQCAVPDSARIHLDRRLTFGENKESAVAEVQDACKKAGYPDATIEILTYQEAAYTGFVYPTEKYYPTWVTPLDSVYVQNAADAYTKTLGTKPLIDKWTFSTNGVSIAGMKGIPCIGLGPGNEIYAHAPNEACPIEHLTKAAAFYAALVYRLSQEK
- a CDS encoding threonine synthase, whose translation is MKSYLTKYRCIECGKEFDPNELHYLCDECGRDYLPGMPLKGVLEAVFNYEEIGRKWKQNPDPLLFSAVNSKFYPPLPVGNTPFFRVNIPGLKSGGTASNYTKLWIKFDGLNPSGSYKDRASQLVVADALQKGIKEIVTASTGNAACSLACLGASAGLKVVIFAPQNAPPAKLIQIQVHNAELHKIDGSYDDAFKAALEYTKTHNCMCRNTGYHPLTIDGKKSAGIEIYVQNGYKVPDWIVIPVGDGVILTGIYKAFLDLKKAGITEKMPHLLCVQAESSDAITSYWETGIYHDAENPITIADSIKVKTPALAHWSVKALKETDGKCIRVSDKEIQEAQLELAKETGVFSEPSSSATLAGLKKVVNHSWLKDAKDIVLLITGHGLKDPGAVKL
- a CDS encoding dihydroorotase → MKASGIYDFHVHIGETIGGHLLADSWKSFNLLYEHNGLEGIGVFVTESQNEPLSSKLGRMRKASRSFLGKVFWHLTPRQLDIRRLENILKEDTDLKLYTTYREAGLYQSYESIEHLMEEMPSPKKRLLVHCEDDEIISEYSERYPFHNPSDHCLRRPEKAEISAVEKLLDLSIKHHYPLHIVHISSPQAALLVQQAKKEADYITCETAPHYLLLNEEVLNEPEGHRWLCSPPLRSESSRGLLLELLQDGVFDIIASDHCAFSSETKDVGILYPAKTPMGIAGSGVLFTLLAEHLVEKGKLSMEQLFNFISFNPAKLMGFSVQNDKLSYERLGAPIPVIPSWANTPNPWIDFWSYYELRRHNNNVY
- a CDS encoding xanthine dehydrogenase family protein molybdopterin-binding subunit, which produces MFTDAFRNDAAAKVTGRAKYTDDYKLPDMLYAVPLHSQVASAIIKSIDYSEALKQKGVVAVYTAKDIPGKIKFGQIIKDCHTIINRRIRSAGDVIALVVAETREIALSALPLIKVELEEIPAVYNPEEAMQGTSPLVNPDFGSNICNYHKVRTGDIEQGEKEADIIMEQEFNTSRVEHTYLEPETALCYLRPDGVMEVLGSMQHPFSTRRFVASTLGCKLSAVEVKNIPMGGGFGGKDDTAALVCARAALCAYLTKRPVKLTYSREMSMRESYKRHPYKLQYRMGLKKNGKIVFIKARIIADGGAYCSVTPWVTWRSTVQSCGCYEVPNVQSDVYGVYTNNIFSGAFRGFGSPQVNFAIEQLIEMAAQKLNMDETEFRKINMVHQGSKTITDQKLDNHTVSLQEVMDSVLKEIDYENKVKKCSFGNPKIDEWYGIGYAISYRGVSLGAEGTDMNSAIIYIQPDGSVLLETGVHENGQGAQSAMILIASEELGIPKELIRYRLPSTSNIPDGGSTVASRGTIMGGGAVVNAAKIIKQRLCEGVEKALGIKDCSYKDGNVYFAQGEKVADYFEAVRLCYDHQIYPYAFGVFQAPPISWDEETGHGNAYFSWVYSCQAAELKVNSQTGKITLLNLVAAHDIGRAINPALLAGQIYGGMAMGAGYALYENFSLVNGEPKASNFNSYRVMRSTDLPEMTAIFVENPDPNSPSKAKGIGEPALEITAPAIANALYRATGKRFTDLPMAPQVWEYVKGKQK